AAAATACCATAAAATGGCTTTCTAAATAGTTTTTTACACTTTTTATAATAATAAATATGTTTAATAGTTTTATAAAAATTTTTGAAGTTTGTAATATATGCATGTGACATTATTTTTTTTTATAAAATTATTTTATAATATTTTTTTTTATACATGCATTTAACAAAACAAAATTTTTTTATAAATTAAAAATTTAAATTTAAAGAAAAATTATAATGCCAAATATTTTTATATTAGATAACATAGATTCTTTTACAAATAATATATCAGAGCAATTAAAAGTTTTAGGAAATAAAGTATGCATCTATAGAAATGATGAAACAGAAGAAAATATATGCAATGCAATAAAAAAACTTAAAATCAATATAATTTTACTTTCTCCTGGACCTGGAGTTCCACGAAAGTCTGGTTGTATGATGAACATAATAAAAAAGTTTAAGAATACTTATCCTATATTAGGAATATGCTTAGGGCATCAAGCAATAATAGAATCTTTTGGAGGAAAAATAAAACTTCTGAAAAATGTTGTTCATGGAAAACATTCTTATATAGTTCATGATAACAAATATATGTTTAATTCTATGCCTAATCCTTTAAAAGTCTCTAGATATCATTCATGGGCTTGTTACAATGCTCCTAAGAATTTTGTGGTAAGTTCATATTATAAAAAAGTAATAATGTCTCTAAGAAGTAAAAAATATAAAATATGTAGCTTTCAGTTTCATCCAGAATCTATTCTTACTCCTTTGGGAAATGAATTAATGAAAAATACCATAAAATGGCTTTCTAAATAGTTTTTTACACTTTTTATAATAATAAATATGTTTAATAGTTTTATAAAAATTTTTGAAGTTTGTAATATATGCATGTGACATTATTTTTTTTTATAAAATTATTTTATAATATTTTTTTTTATACATGCATTTAACAAAACAAAATTTTTTTATAAATTAAAAATTTAAATTTAAAGAAAAATTATAATGCCAAATATTTTTATATTAGATAACATAGATTCTTTTACAAATAATATATCAGAGCAATTAAAAGTTTTAGGAAATAAAGTATGCATCTATAGAAATGATGAAACAGAAGAAAATATATGCAATGCAATAAAAAAACTTAAAATCAATATAATTTTACTTTCTCCTGGACCTGGAGTTCCACGAAAGTCTGGTTGTATGATGAACATAATAAAAAAGTTTAAGAATACTTATCCTATATTAGGAATATGCTTAGGGCATCAAGCAATAATAGAATCTTTTGGAGGAAAAATAAAACTTCTGAAAAATGTTGTTCATGGAAAACATTCTTATATAGTTCATGATAACAAATATATGTTTAATTCTATGCCTAATCCTTTAAAAGTCTCTAGATATCATTCATGGGCTTGTTACAATGCTCCTAAGAATTTTGTGGTAAGTTCATATTATAAAAAAGTAATAATGTCTCTAAGAAGTAAAAAATATAAAATATGTAGCTTTCAGTTTCATCCAGAATCTATTCTTACTCCTTTGGGAAATGAA
This sequence is a window from Buchnera aphidicola (Ceratovacuna japonica). Protein-coding genes within it:
- the trpG gene encoding anthranilate synthase component II — translated: MPNIFILDNIDSFTNNISEQLKVLGNKVCIYRNDETEENICNAIKKLKINIILLSPGPGVPRKSGCMMNIIKKFKNTYPILGICLGHQAIIESFGGKIKLLKNVVHGKHSYIVHDNKYMFNSMPNPLKVSRYHSWACYNAPKNFVVSSYYKKVIMSLRSKKYKICSFQFHPESILTPLGNELMKNTIKWLSK
- the trpG gene encoding anthranilate synthase component II, whose product is MPNIFILDNIDSFTNNISEQLKVLGNKVCIYRNDETEENICNAIKKLKINIILLSPGPGVPRKSGCMMNIIKKFKNTYPILGICLGHQAIIESFGGKIKLLKNVVHGKHSYIVHDNKYMFNSMPNPLKVSRYHSWACYNAPKNFVVSSYYKKVIMSLRSKKYKICSFQFHPESILTPLGNELMKNTIKWLSK